A stretch of Mytilus edulis chromosome 11, xbMytEdul2.2, whole genome shotgun sequence DNA encodes these proteins:
- the LOC139493947 gene encoding uncharacterized protein has protein sequence MHGRDPVLPVEAVMCPPTITYTSSDDYKSEMVTRLQEAFTLAKDNLQATQRKQKEQYDLKSDVINYDIGEKIWVFNPSTEPGLSTKLLHNWHGPCIIIDKLSDVNYKIQMCDSKKSEQTVHNRIKHFVDPDDRPITDEGDIGSNIDSIENNDNTMVKILDTMRSQNESKRLEKHYFVQYENGETKWVKENDIKNFAIINDFHISNENA, from the coding sequence ATGCATGGCCGTGATCCGGTACTACCAGTGGAAGCAGTGATGTGTCCGCCTACTATAACGTATACCTCGAGTGACGATTACAAATCAGAAATGGTAACTAGACTGCAAGAGGCATTTACACTAGCCAAAGACAATTTGCAGGCAACGCAGCGGAAGCAAAAAGAACAATATGACTTGAAGTCTGATGTGATTAATTATGATATTGGTGAAAAGATATGGGTTTTTAATCCAAGTACAGAACCAGGACTATCAACAAAACTGTTACATAATTGGCATGGACCATGTATTATTATTGATAAACTTTCAGATGTAAACTATAAGATTCAAATGTGTGATTCGAAAAAATCTGAACAAACGGTACATAATCGTATCAAACACTTTGTTGATCCTGATGATAGGCCCATTACAGATGAAGGAGATATTGGTTCGAACATTGATTCAATTGAAAATAATGACAATACAATGGTCAAAATTTTAGATACAATGAGATCACAAAATGAGTCTAAGAGAttagaaaaacattattttgtacaGTATGAGAATGGTGAAACCAAGTGGGTAAAAGAGAATGAtattaaaaattttgcaattataaatgattttcatatttCGAATGAGAATGCATAG